The Micropterus dolomieu isolate WLL.071019.BEF.003 ecotype Adirondacks linkage group LG22, ASM2129224v1, whole genome shotgun sequence genome contains a region encoding:
- the znf143b gene encoding zinc finger protein 143: MLLAQINRDSQGMAEFHDADGQPVTLCLTEAVTVAEGDQMESMDTVSLQAVTLADGSTAYIQHDSKTSFSDGQIMDGQVIQLEDGSAAYVQHVSMPKGGGDSLQLEDGQAVQLEDGTTAYIHTPKDTYDQSGLQEVQLEDGSTAYIQHTVHMPQSNTILAIQADGTIADLQTEATSIDPETISVLEQYTTKVENIENPLGSFGRVEADNGVHMRIVLQGQDNRQGRGSNVGEKSFRCEYEGCGKLYTTAHHLKVHERSHTGDKPYICDYPGCGKKFATGYGLKSHSRTHTGEKPYRCQELNCSKSFKTSGDLQKHTRTHTGEKPFKCPVEGCGRSFTTSNIRKVHIRTHTGERPYYCSEPSCGRSFASATNYKNHMRIHTGEKPYVCTVPGCEKRFTEYSSLYKHHVVHTPCKPYNCNHCGKTYKQISTLAMHKRTAHNDTEPIEEEQEAYFEPPTDAIDDPNVSYTAAVVEADDSGSEQVPVESSDMVGQQHVALVTQEDGTQQQVSISEADLQAMGGTITMVTQEGTTITIPAHELATQGSHSVTMVTTDGSDEQVAIMTPDMASFQTVEEAAYSQEQDDLHPVTLLATSNGTHIAVQLSDQPSLEEAIRIASRIQQGESPGLDD, translated from the exons ATGCTCTTGGCTCAGATAAACCGGGACTCCCAGGGAATGGCAGAGTTTCACGATGCAGACGGGCAGCCGGTCACTCTCTGTCTGACAGAGGCCGTGACTGTAGCAG AGGGTGATCAGATGGAGAGCATGGATACGGTGAGCCTGCAGGCTGTAACGCTTGCAGATGGATCCACTGCGTACATCCAGCACGACTCCAAAACGTCCTTTTCAGATGGACAGATCATGGACGGCCAGGTGATCCAGCTGGAGGATGGCTCTGCTGCCTACGTTCAGCATGTGTCGATGCCTAAAGGAG GAGGGGACAGTTTACAGCTTGAAGACGGACAGGCAGTTCAGCTTGAAGATGGAACAACAGCCTACATTCATACACCCAAAG ATACGTATGACCAGAGCGGCCTGCAGGAGGTGCAGCTGGAGGACGGCAGCACCGCCTACATCCAGCACACAGTGCACATGCCCCAGTCCAACACCATCTTGGCCATCCAGGCTGACGGCACCATTGCAGACCTGCAGACCGAAGCCACTTCCATTGACCCCGAGACCATCAGCGTGCTGGAACAGTACACCACCAAG GTGGAGAATATAGAGAACCCCTTGGGGTCCTTCGGCAGAGTGGAAGCAGACAATGGCGTCCACATGCGG ATTGTGTTACAGGGCCAAGACAACAGGCAAGGAAGGGGCTCAAATGTAGGCGAGAAGTCTTTCCGCTGTGAATACGAGGGCTGTGGAAAGCTGTACACCACTGCCCACCATCTTAAG GTACACGAGCGCTCCCACACTGGAGATAAACCATACATCTGTGACTATCCTGGCTGTGGGAAGAAATTTGCAACAG GGTATGGACTGAAGAGTcactcgcgcacacacacgggGGAGAAGCCATACAGATGTCAAGAGCTGAACTGCTCCAAGTCCTTCAAAACCTCCGGAGACCTTCAAAAGCACACAAGGACTCATACAG GAGAGAAGCCTTTCAAATGCCCAGTGGAAGGCTGTGGCAGGTCGTTTACCACCTCAAACATTCGCAAAGTTCACATCCGAACACACACTGGAGAACGGCCGTACTACTGCTCTGAGCCAAGCTGTGGACGGTCATTCGCCAGTGCCACCAACTACAAAAACCATATGAGGATACACACTG gagagaaaccatatgTGTGCACAGTGCCTGGCTGTGAAAAACGCTTCACAGAATACTCCAGCCTTTACAAACACCATGTGGTTCATACACCCTGCAAACCTTACAACTGCAACCATTGTGGGAAAACCTACAAACAGATCTCAACACTCGCCATGCACAAACGCACTGCCCACAACGACACAGAGCCCAtcgaggaggagcaggaggcctACTTTGAACCTCCaacag ATGCCATTGATGACCCAAACGTCAGCTATACGGCAGCAGTGGTTGAAGCAGATGACTCCGGCTCGGAGCAGGTGCCCGTGGAGAGCTCGGACATGGTTGGTCAACAGCACGTGGCCTTGGTAACGCAGGAGGACGGAACGCAACAGCAG GTCAGTATCTCTGAAGCAGACTTACAAGCTATGGGTGGCACAATCACCATGGTAACCCAAGAAGGCACAACCATAACCATCCCAGCCCACGAACTGGCAACGCAAGGTTCTCACTCAGTTACCATGGTAACAACAGACGGCTCAGATGAACAG GTGGCCATCATGACACCCGACATGGCCTCATTTCAGACTGTGGAGGAGGCAGCCTACAGCCAAGAACAGGATGACCTTCATCCTGTCACATTATTGGCTACATCCAACGGCACTCACATTGCTGTGCAG CTCAGTGATCAGCCTTCGTTGGAGGAAGCCATCAGAATAGCATCAAGAATACAGCAAGGAGAGTCACCGGGCCTGGATGATTGA
- the akip1 gene encoding A-kinase-interacting protein 1 isoform X2: MANQAWLESSLRRSASLGLEVLERASRRSVDWTSTRASQTPTTTDEDIQIPAVKRTHTELDDVFATIAQFMEQTTYQCKRFYESDCCTEPTDTERSHVSRFHRRSAAGMTTPALSTRKHGRVSAAGEDFYIELSPGTYAITASMPESQQQTQLVSIKAGESINLTFDL; this comes from the exons ATGGCTAACCAAGCCTGGTTGGAGTCTTCTCTGCGGCGCTCTGCCAGTCTGGGCCTGGAGGTGCTGGAGCGGGCCTCCAGGCGGAGTGTAGACTGGACGAGCACTAGAGCATCCCAGACACCCACCACTACAGATGAAGACATACAAATCCCAGCAGTTAAG agaacacacacagagcttgatGACGTCTTTGCAACCATCGCACAGTTCATGGAACAAACAACCTATCAGTGCAAG AGGTTTTATGAGTCTGACTGTTGCACTGAGCCCACTGACACTGAGAGGAGTCATGTGTCCAGGTTTCACAGACGATCAGCTGCTGGGATGACAACACCTGCACTGTCAACCAGAAAACAT GGCCGTGTGTCGGCGGCAGGTGAAGATTTCTACATTGAGCTTTCACCAGGGACGTACGCTATCACTGCCAGCATGCCGGAGTCACAGCAGCAGACTCAACTGGTCAGCATCAAAGCTGGAGAGAGTATCAACCTCACCTTTGATCTCTGA
- the LOC123961468 gene encoding nuclear receptor-interacting protein 3-like — translation MFTGMRTENRGDSGVLDAAALRQQRRLKQAIQFLHKDSADLLPLDGLKKLGTSKQGQPHHILQKRLLEAKMSRGRINMCGVTPNNGGVLLTRDHLNSHEDEEEEEEGFIYVPCNCLGQEVNVLIDTGCKLNLMSSVTVERSGLKELVEENKTEMGGFPFQRKFCINGHIKELILNIGKLRIMCSFAVVESNRPLMSLGNKTLKSLKCVIDTDKQMLVFGTMVREQVQFAKKPFNESSSDFHDQ, via the exons ATGTTCACAGGGATGCGGACAGAGAACAGGGGGGATTCGGGGGTCCTGGATGCTGCGGCTCTAAGGCAGCAGAGGAGGCTGAAACAGGCGATCCAGTTTCTCCATAAAGACTCAGCCGATCTGCTGCCTTTGGATGGACTGAAGAAGCTCGGGACATCTAAACAGGGG cagCCACACCACATTCTCCAGAAGCGCCTGCTGGAGGCCAAGATGTCCCGCGGACGGATAAACATGTGTGGAGTGACGCCAAACAATGGAGGGGTCCTTCTGACTCGTGACCATTTAAATTCACatgaggatgaagaagaagaggaggaaggttTCATTTATGTGCCCTGCAAT tgtttagGGCAGGAGGTGAATGTGCTGATTGACACCGGCTGCAAACTGAACCTGATGTCCTCAGTAACTGTGGAAAGATCAGG TTTGAAAGAGCTGGTTGAGGAGAACAAAACGGAGATGGGTGGCTTTCCATTTCAGCGGAAGTTTTGTATTAACGGACACATCAAAGAACTCATCTTAAACATTGGGAAACTCAGAATAATGTGCTCCTTTGCTGTAGTAG AAAGTAACAGACCACTGATGTCCCTAGGCAACAAGACATTAAAGTCACTCAAG TGTGTAATTGACACTGACAAGCAGATGTTGGTGTTTGGGACAATGGTGAGGGAGCAAGTTCAGTTTGCCAAAAAGCCATTCAATGAAAG CTCCTCTGACTTCCATGACCAATGA
- the akip1 gene encoding A-kinase-interacting protein 1 isoform X1: MANQAWLESSLRRSASLGLEVLERASRRSVDWTSTRASQTPTTTDEDIQIPAVKRTHTELDDVFATIAQFMEQTTYQCKRFYESDCCTEPTDTERSHVSRFHRRSAAGMTTPALSTRKHVRAPYSKGRVSAAGEDFYIELSPGTYAITASMPESQQQTQLVSIKAGESINLTFDL, translated from the exons ATGGCTAACCAAGCCTGGTTGGAGTCTTCTCTGCGGCGCTCTGCCAGTCTGGGCCTGGAGGTGCTGGAGCGGGCCTCCAGGCGGAGTGTAGACTGGACGAGCACTAGAGCATCCCAGACACCCACCACTACAGATGAAGACATACAAATCCCAGCAGTTAAG agaacacacacagagcttgatGACGTCTTTGCAACCATCGCACAGTTCATGGAACAAACAACCTATCAGTGCAAG AGGTTTTATGAGTCTGACTGTTGCACTGAGCCCACTGACACTGAGAGGAGTCATGTGTCCAGGTTTCACAGACGATCAGCTGCTGGGATGACAACACCTGCACTGTCAACCAGAAAACATGTAAGGGCTCCATACAGCAAA GGCCGTGTGTCGGCGGCAGGTGAAGATTTCTACATTGAGCTTTCACCAGGGACGTACGCTATCACTGCCAGCATGCCGGAGTCACAGCAGCAGACTCAACTGGTCAGCATCAAAGCTGGAGAGAGTATCAACCTCACCTTTGATCTCTGA
- the wee1 gene encoding wee1-like protein kinase, which translates to MSSYSRQRHGSPSPKDRPIRQKLQFISSDGEDEPIEDVNNSTGGESGFTEMDSPIPARRDTVEKRLEGSSSPLNQSGGDDDVELWDEESFGSPSHLRSPSSVIFANCSPSPRKTSRLYGGSPERSYIQDDGEGSSSPIPDCPDTPPHKTFRKLRLFDTPHTPKSLLSRARTSGPGSSSRRVALFKNVESSGKSLTDSNRRQQTPLVNFNPFTPDSLLIQSATQQRNNRKRAHWNDSCGEDMEASDGEGEEEVLPPSKRITMMESNMMSRYASEFLELEKIGCGEFGAVFKCVKRIDGCIYAIKRSKKPLAGSVDEQNALREVYAHAVLGQHPHVVRYYSAWAEDDHMLIQNEYCNGGTLSDVIAENYRRLSYLSELELKDLLLQVTRGLKYIHSTSLVHMDIKPSNIFISRKALANCDECDDDDGRITSAVYKIGDLGHVTRVNNPQVEEGDSRYLANEVLQEDYSNLTKADIFALALTVVSASGAEPLPTNGDKWHEIRQGKLPAIPQVLSPEFLSLLKLMIHPDQSRRPSTSDLIKHPVLLTAARMSADQLRVELNAEKFKNALLQKELKKAQMARAAAEEKVLSTDRILTRSTVQANPRTSRLIGKKMNRSVSLTIY; encoded by the exons ATGTCGAGCTACAGTCGCCAGCGGCACGGATCACCGTCCCCGAAAGATCGACCAATTCGTCAAAAATTACAGTTTATATCCAGCGACGGGGAAGACGAACCCATTGAGGACGTAAACAACAGCACCGGAGGAGAGTCTGGCTTCACGGAGATGGATTCCCCGATACCTGCGCGACGGGACACTGTCGAGAAACGGCTGGAAGGGAGCAGCAGTCCACTGAATCAGTCCGGAGGGGACGACGACGTGGAGCTGTGGGACGAAGAGAGTTTTGGTTCCCCGTCCCACCTTCGGTCACCGAGCAGCGTTATATTCGCTAACTGCTCGCCCTCACCGAGGAAAACTTCTCGGCTGTACGGAGGGTCACCGGAGCGGTCATACATCCAGGACGACGGGGAAGGATCCAGCTCCCCGATCCCAGACTGTCCCGACACACCTCCACACAAAACCTTCAGAAAACTCAGACTTTTTGACACACCGCACACGCCAAAG agTTTGCTGTCCAGAGCTAGGACCTCCGGCCCAGGATCCTCCAGCAGGAGAGTTGCCCTGTTCAAGAATGTAGAGTCTTCAGGAAAGTCACTCACAGACAGCAACAGGAGACAGCAGACCCCTCTGGTCAACTTTAACCCCTTCACACCCGATTCCCTCCTCATCCAGTCTGCAACACAACAGAGAAACAACAGGAAGCGGGCGCACTGGAATGA CTCTTGTGGAGAAGACATGGAGGCAAGTGAcggtgagggagaggaggaagttTTGCCGCCATCAAAG AGAATCACCATGATGGAAAGCAACATGATGTCCAGGTACGCCTCAGAGTTCCTCGAGCTGGAGAAGATCGGCTGTGGGGAGTTTGGTGCTGTGTTCAAGTGTGTGAAGAGAATCGATGGCTGCATTTATGCCATCAAGAGATCAAAGAAACCTCTGGCAGGATCAGTAGACGA ACAGAACGCCTTACGGGAGGTGTATGCCCACGCTGTGCTCGGCCAACATCCCCACGTGGTGCGCTACTACTCGGCCTGGGCCGAGGACGACCACATGCTCATTCAGAACGAGTACTGCAACGGCGGCACCCTATCTGACGTCATCGCAGAGAACTACAGGCGGCTCAGTTACCTGTCTGAGCTGGAGCTGAAAGATCTGCTGCTGCAAGTTACACGCGGACTCAAGTACATCCACTCTACTTCTCTGGTACACATGGACATCAAGCCCA GCAACATCTTTATTTCACGGAAGGCTTTAGCCAACTGCGATGAATGTGATGACGATGACGGACGGATCACCAGTGCGGTCTACAAAATAG GTGATCTTGGTCATGTGACAAGAGTGAACAATCCACAAGTGGAGGAGGGCGACAGCAGATACTTGGCCAATGAAGTTTTACAAGAG GACTACAGTAACTTGACGAAGGCGGACATCTTTGCTCTGGCTCTGACTGTTGTCAGCGCTTCGGGGGCGGAGCCTCTTCCCACCAACGGAGACAAATGGCACGAGATCCGACAGGGCAAACTCCCCGCCATCCCCCAAGTGCTTTCTCCAGAGTTTCTCAGTCTTCTCAAG ctgatGATCCACCCCGATCAAAGCAGACGACCATCAACGTCCGACCTCATCAAACACCCGGTGCTCCTCACTGCTGCCAGAATGAGCGCAGACCAGCTCAGAGTTGAGCTCAATGCAGAGAAGTTCAAGAACGCACTGCTCCAGAA GGAGCTGAAGAAGGCCCAGATGGCTAGAGCTGCAGCAGAAGAGAAGGTTTTGTCCACCGACAGGATCCTGACCCGCTCCACGGTCCAGGCGAACCCCAGAACCTCCAGACTCATCGGCAAGAAGATGAACCGGTCGGTCAGCCTCACCATCTACTAA
- the LOC123962269 gene encoding switch-associated protein 70-like, whose protein sequence is MALRDELLKSIWHAFTALDVDKSGKVSKSQLKVLSHNLCTVMKIPHDPVALEEHFKDDDEGPVSTQGYMPYLNKFILDKVSLHRLSLE, encoded by the exons ATGGCCCTGCGGGACGAACTTTTAAAGTCTATCTGGCACGCGTTCACCGCACTGGACGTGGACAAAAGCGGGAAAGTCTCCAAATCTCAGCTGAAG GTGCTGTCCCACAACTTGTGCACAGTGATGAAGATCCCGCATGACCCTGTTGCGCTGGAGGAGCACTTTAAAGACGACGATGAGGGTCCCGTCTCCACCCAGGGATACATGCCGTACTTGAACAAGTTCATCCTGGATAAGGTCAGCCTACACCGACTCTCGCTGGAATAA